One genomic window of Streptomyces spiramyceticus includes the following:
- a CDS encoding phage holin family protein, which produces MVRGRWRSTGSAALRVVTVWAVSTLTMLVLAGILPDFQLRADDRDSITQVALTAAWGAGAFGLLGALVWPLAVRALLLVPALVLGLLAFFLNGSLLLIALSLIPDGRGEADPETAVVVAAVMSAVASATSGALAVRDDEAYRRRLSRLAQRRRRRGGDDGRTGLPGTLFLQLDGVGHDVLREAVDDGLMPTVASWLEGEEPSHRLTAWRTDWSSQTAASQLGILHGSNHDVPAFRWYEKDTGEIVVSSRPASAALMQRRAVERTGDGGLLTFDGASRGNLFSGGADQLALVLAIAARRGKSNRSRAGYFAYFSDPANAVRTAMSFVAEVGREIGQSTRARLRADVPRVKRGGFYPFIRAFATVVERDVVVAAVLGDMLAGRTAVYADLVAYDEVAHHSGPHSVDAKKVLERLDRSLALIVKVAEHAPRAYRIVLLSDHGQSPGQTFADAYGLTLADLVRAGCGLPVPRRAARTVSASEARDAVRIALHRPVVEGEDAHPGPGTDPVVLASGNLGLISFPDARGRATRERIDRRHPALLTTLANHPGIGFLLVRSEEHGALVLGADGAEIRLDDDGTGDTGPLAVFGPGAAEAVRRTDAFPHVADIMVNSWHDPATGRVHAFEEQIGSHGGLGGEQARPFLLSPYTLSAPVADGHELVGAEQLHEVLRRWLRECQGPQVPVATTEDSPPERSAEGHIPVTGGAVQDKSA; this is translated from the coding sequence GTGGTCCGAGGTCGATGGCGCAGTACGGGCAGCGCCGCACTGCGCGTGGTCACCGTGTGGGCGGTCTCGACGCTCACCATGCTGGTGCTCGCCGGCATCCTGCCGGACTTCCAGCTCCGGGCCGACGACCGCGACAGCATCACCCAGGTAGCGCTCACCGCGGCCTGGGGCGCGGGCGCCTTCGGTCTCCTCGGTGCGCTCGTCTGGCCGTTGGCCGTACGGGCGCTGCTGCTCGTCCCCGCACTCGTCCTCGGTCTGCTGGCCTTCTTCCTCAACGGTTCGCTGCTGCTCATCGCGCTCAGCCTCATCCCCGACGGGCGCGGCGAGGCCGACCCCGAGACCGCGGTCGTGGTGGCCGCCGTCATGTCCGCCGTCGCCTCCGCGACATCCGGTGCCCTCGCCGTCCGCGACGACGAGGCGTACCGGCGCAGGCTCTCCCGGCTCGCACAGCGCCGCCGCAGGCGGGGCGGCGACGACGGGCGCACCGGACTGCCCGGCACGCTCTTCCTGCAGCTCGACGGCGTCGGCCACGACGTACTGCGAGAGGCGGTCGACGACGGGCTGATGCCGACCGTCGCAAGCTGGCTCGAAGGGGAGGAGCCCTCGCACCGGCTCACCGCGTGGCGCACCGACTGGTCCAGCCAGACCGCCGCCAGCCAGCTCGGCATCCTGCACGGCAGCAACCACGACGTCCCCGCCTTCCGCTGGTACGAGAAGGACACCGGCGAGATCGTCGTCTCCAGCCGCCCGGCCAGCGCCGCCCTCATGCAGCGCCGCGCCGTCGAGCGCACGGGCGACGGTGGGCTGCTCACCTTCGACGGCGCGAGTCGTGGCAATCTCTTCAGCGGCGGCGCCGACCAGCTCGCCCTCGTCCTGGCCATCGCCGCCAGACGCGGCAAGTCCAACCGGTCCCGCGCCGGCTACTTCGCGTACTTCTCGGACCCCGCCAACGCCGTACGTACCGCCATGTCCTTCGTCGCCGAAGTCGGCCGGGAGATCGGCCAGTCCACCCGCGCGCGACTGCGCGCAGACGTCCCCCGGGTGAAGCGTGGCGGCTTCTACCCCTTCATCCGGGCCTTCGCGACCGTCGTCGAGCGGGACGTGGTCGTCGCCGCCGTGCTGGGCGACATGCTCGCCGGGCGCACTGCCGTCTACGCCGACCTCGTCGCGTACGACGAGGTGGCACACCACTCGGGGCCGCACAGTGTGGACGCGAAGAAGGTCCTGGAGCGGCTCGACCGCTCGCTCGCGCTGATCGTCAAGGTTGCCGAGCACGCCCCGCGCGCGTACCGGATCGTCCTCCTCTCCGACCACGGGCAGAGCCCCGGTCAGACCTTCGCGGACGCGTACGGGCTGACGCTCGCCGACCTCGTCAGGGCCGGCTGCGGGCTGCCGGTCCCACGCCGGGCGGCGCGCACCGTCAGTGCCTCCGAGGCGCGCGACGCGGTACGGATCGCGCTGCACAGGCCGGTGGTGGAGGGCGAGGACGCGCACCCCGGGCCCGGCACCGATCCGGTCGTGCTCGCGTCGGGCAATCTGGGGCTGATCTCGTTCCCCGACGCCAGGGGCCGGGCGACCCGCGAGCGGATCGACCGCCGCCACCCCGCGCTGCTCACCACCCTCGCCAATCACCCCGGCATCGGCTTCCTGCTCGTACGGAGCGAGGAGCACGGCGCGCTGGTGCTCGGGGCCGACGGAGCCGAAATACGCCTGGACGACGACGGCACCGGTGACACCGGGCCGCTGGCGGTCTTCGGCCCGGGCGCGGCCGAGGCGGTACGGCGTACGGACGCCTTCCCCCATGTCGCCGACATCATGGTCAACTCCTGGCACGACCCGGCCACCGGCCGTGTGCACGCCTTCGAGGAGCAGATCGGATCGCACGGCGGCCTCGGCGGCGAGCAGGCCCGGCCGTTCCTGCTGTCCCCGTACACCCTCTCGGCGCCGGTCGCCGACGGGCACGAGCTGGTCGGCGCGGAGCAGCTGCACGAGGTGCTGAGGCGCTGGCTGCGGGAGTGCCAGGGGCCGCAGGTGCCGGTGGCGACGACGGAGGATTCCCCGCCGGAACGCAGTGCTGAAGGACATATTCCGGTTACTGGCGGCGCCGTACAGGATAAATCTGCCTGA
- a CDS encoding amino acid ABC transporter permease: protein MTSRLTRRQRRRVSQGIQYAVFVAVLVLIGLKADWDRLQNQFAQKDLAGELFPEIITTALRNTVVYTLSGFAFGLVLGLVIALMRLSSVAPYRWVASVYIEFFRGLPALLIFIFVGVAVPLAFPGTEIPGDTYGKVALGLGLVAAAYMAETIRAGIQAVPKGQMEAARSLGFSHARAMVSVIIPQAFRIVIPPLTNELVLLFKDSSLVLFLGVTLQERELTKFGRDLASQTANSTPILVAGLCYLLVTVPLSFVVRRLEARAEKAR, encoded by the coding sequence GTGACCTCTCGCCTCACCAGGCGACAGCGGCGCCGAGTTTCGCAGGGCATTCAGTACGCGGTGTTCGTCGCGGTCCTGGTTCTGATCGGCCTCAAGGCCGACTGGGACCGGCTGCAGAACCAGTTCGCGCAGAAGGACCTCGCCGGGGAGCTCTTCCCCGAAATCATCACCACCGCCCTGCGCAACACGGTCGTCTACACCCTCTCCGGCTTCGCGTTCGGCCTCGTACTCGGCCTCGTCATCGCGCTGATGCGGCTGTCGTCCGTGGCCCCCTACCGGTGGGTCGCCAGTGTCTACATCGAGTTCTTCCGTGGCCTGCCCGCCCTGCTGATCTTCATCTTCGTGGGCGTCGCGGTACCGCTGGCGTTTCCCGGAACGGAAATCCCCGGCGATACGTACGGCAAGGTCGCCCTCGGCCTCGGACTGGTGGCCGCCGCCTACATGGCCGAGACCATCAGGGCAGGCATCCAGGCCGTACCGAAGGGGCAGATGGAGGCGGCCCGTTCGCTGGGCTTCTCGCACGCCAGGGCCATGGTGTCCGTGATCATCCCGCAGGCGTTCCGTATCGTCATCCCGCCGCTGACCAATGAGCTGGTCCTGCTGTTCAAGGACTCCTCGCTGGTGCTGTTCCTCGGCGTGACGCTCCAGGAGCGCGAACTGACCAAATTCGGCAGGGACCTGGCCAGCCAGACCGCCAACTCCACCCCGATCCTGGTCGCAGGCCTGTGCTATCTGCTGGTGACCGTGCCCCTGAGCTTCGTGGTACGCCGCCTTGAAGCCCGAGCAGAAAAGGCCAGGTAA
- a CDS encoding amino acid ABC transporter ATP-binding protein, protein MDHPEIEIRGLHKSFGDNEVLRGIDLTIARGEVVCVIGPSGSGKSTLLRCVNLLEEPTSGQVFVGGTEVTDLDVDIDAVRRRIGMVFQQFNLFPHVTVTKNLTLPQRRVLGRDKARAAEVARENLDRVGLAEKADAYPAQLSGGQQQRVAIARALVMSPQVMLFDEPTSALDPELVGDVLAVMRVLASEGMTMMVVTHEMSFAREVADRVVFMDGGVIVEEGPAAQVVGDPQHERTRNFLNRILDPAAAEQPGPEEGPGKGS, encoded by the coding sequence ATGGACCATCCGGAGATCGAAATCCGGGGCCTGCACAAGTCGTTCGGGGACAACGAGGTCCTGCGGGGCATCGACCTGACCATCGCCAGGGGCGAGGTGGTGTGCGTCATCGGCCCCTCCGGCTCGGGCAAGTCGACTCTGCTGCGCTGCGTCAACCTCCTGGAGGAGCCCACCTCCGGCCAGGTCTTCGTCGGCGGCACGGAGGTCACCGACCTCGACGTCGACATCGACGCGGTACGCCGCCGCATCGGCATGGTCTTCCAGCAGTTCAACCTCTTCCCGCACGTGACCGTGACCAAGAACCTCACCCTGCCCCAGCGGCGCGTCCTGGGCCGGGACAAGGCGCGGGCCGCAGAGGTCGCCCGCGAAAACCTGGACCGCGTCGGGCTGGCCGAGAAGGCGGACGCCTACCCGGCGCAGCTGTCCGGCGGGCAGCAGCAACGGGTGGCCATCGCCCGGGCGTTGGTGATGAGTCCCCAGGTGATGCTCTTCGACGAGCCGACCTCCGCACTCGACCCGGAGCTCGTCGGCGACGTCCTTGCCGTCATGCGGGTGCTCGCCTCGGAAGGCATGACGATGATGGTCGTCACCCACGAGATGAGCTTCGCCCGCGAGGTCGCCGACCGGGTCGTGTTCATGGACGGCGGTGTGATCGTCGAGGAGGGCCCGGCCGCACAGGTCGTGGGCGACCCGCAGCACGAGCGGACCCGGAACTTCCTCAACCGCATCCTGGACCCGGCCGCGGCGGAGCAGCCGGGCCCGGAGGAGGGGCCCGGCAAGGGCAGCTGA
- a CDS encoding amino acid permease, with amino-acid sequence MTSTITPTATTTAAPPAQDAAVEQNKHARRFGLPVATALVMGNIIGGGIFLLPASVAPFGTISLVAFGVLTLGAIALALVFGRLAEKHPQTGGPYVYAREAFGDFAGFLAAWSYWITTWVSNAALAVAAVGYLDVLIPVQGSVAATITAALVLQWLPALANLAGTRYVGAVQLIATVLKFAPLLLVAVGGLFFFDTANLGPFQASDSSPLGAISASAAILLFSYLGVESAAVSAGEVRDPRRNVGRATILGTLGAALIYLLGTLSVFGTVAHDKLVGSTAPFSDAVNAMFGGSWGGTAVACAALVSMVGALNGWTLLSAQTPYAAAKDGLFPAVFATKRRGVPVVGVLVTVVLASLLTVYNYTAGSEGVFEILVLVTTFTATVPYLLSTAAQIYFLASGQSARVNRRRLVRDGVLAVLAFGFSMWLVAGSGYAAVYQGVLFLFAGVLVYAWMSARRVRVAA; translated from the coding sequence ATGACCAGCACGATCACCCCAACGGCTACGACGACCGCGGCCCCTCCGGCCCAGGACGCCGCTGTCGAACAGAACAAGCACGCCCGGCGATTCGGACTGCCGGTCGCGACCGCCCTGGTCATGGGCAACATCATCGGCGGCGGGATCTTCCTGCTCCCCGCCTCCGTCGCCCCCTTCGGCACCATCAGCCTGGTCGCCTTCGGCGTCCTCACCCTCGGCGCGATCGCGCTCGCCCTGGTCTTCGGGCGGCTCGCGGAGAAGCATCCGCAGACCGGCGGCCCGTACGTCTACGCACGCGAGGCCTTCGGCGACTTCGCCGGCTTCCTCGCCGCCTGGAGCTACTGGATCACCACCTGGGTGTCGAACGCCGCGCTCGCCGTGGCCGCGGTCGGCTACCTCGACGTCCTCATACCCGTACAGGGCTCCGTCGCCGCCACCATCACGGCCGCGCTGGTGCTCCAGTGGCTGCCCGCACTCGCCAACCTGGCCGGTACGCGCTACGTCGGCGCGGTCCAGCTCATCGCGACCGTACTGAAGTTCGCACCGCTGCTGCTCGTCGCGGTCGGCGGACTCTTCTTCTTCGACACCGCGAACCTCGGCCCCTTCCAGGCCAGTGATTCGAGCCCGCTCGGCGCGATCTCCGCCTCCGCCGCCATCCTGCTCTTCAGCTACCTCGGCGTGGAGTCGGCGGCGGTCAGCGCGGGCGAGGTCCGCGACCCGCGGCGCAACGTCGGCCGGGCGACGATTCTCGGCACGCTCGGCGCCGCGCTGATCTATCTGCTGGGTACGCTCTCGGTCTTCGGCACGGTCGCCCACGACAAGCTCGTCGGCTCGACCGCGCCCTTCTCGGACGCCGTGAACGCGATGTTCGGCGGCTCGTGGGGCGGCACCGCGGTCGCCTGCGCGGCGCTGGTCTCGATGGTCGGCGCGCTCAACGGCTGGACGCTGCTGAGTGCGCAGACGCCGTACGCCGCTGCCAAGGACGGGCTCTTCCCGGCGGTGTTCGCCACGAAGCGGCGCGGCGTTCCGGTGGTCGGCGTGCTGGTGACGGTCGTCCTGGCGTCGCTGCTGACCGTCTACAACTACACGGCGGGCTCCGAGGGCGTCTTCGAGATCCTGGTGCTGGTCACGACGTTCACGGCCACGGTGCCGTACCTGCTGTCGACGGCCGCCCAGATCTACTTCCTGGCCTCGGGCCAGTCCGCCCGCGTCAACCGCCGCCGCCTGGTACGCGACGGGGTCCTCGCGGTGCTTGCGTTCGGGTTCTCGATGTGGCTGGTGGCGGGGTCCGGGTATGCGGCGGTGTACCAGGGGGTGCTGTTCTTGTTCGCGGGTGTGCTGGTGTACGCGTGGATGTCGGCGCGGAGGGTGCGGGTCGCGGCCTGA
- a CDS encoding MBL fold metallo-hydrolase: MPVEITWWGHATCTVEDSGVRLLTDPLFARRLAHLRRRRGALPPPDAAVADAVLVSHMHSDHLHLPSLARLAPGTTLIVPRGASRAVPALRRLSGLRITEVAAGEEVRVKDLLVRAVPALHDGRRLPVGPHRAPALGYVVTGEARTYFAGDTGLFDGMAEAVGPVDVALLPVGGWGPFLGHEHLDAGRAAQALARLAPVAAVPVHYGTYWPIGLDGFRPHEFHSPGDEFVRKAARLAPEVAVHRLGHGESVRPEATR, encoded by the coding sequence GTGCCGGTGGAGATCACCTGGTGGGGTCATGCCACGTGCACCGTCGAGGACTCCGGTGTCCGGCTGCTGACCGACCCGCTGTTCGCGCGGCGCCTGGCCCATCTGCGGCGCAGGCGCGGCGCGCTGCCGCCGCCCGATGCCGCCGTGGCCGACGCGGTACTCGTCTCGCACATGCACTCCGACCATCTGCATCTGCCTTCGCTGGCCCGGCTCGCGCCCGGGACGACGCTGATCGTGCCGCGCGGCGCCTCGCGCGCCGTGCCCGCACTGCGCAGGCTCTCCGGGCTGCGCATCACCGAGGTTGCGGCCGGCGAGGAAGTGCGGGTTAAGGATCTGCTCGTACGGGCCGTTCCCGCGCTGCACGACGGGCGGCGGCTCCCGGTCGGGCCGCACCGCGCGCCCGCCCTCGGCTATGTCGTCACCGGTGAGGCGCGCACGTATTTCGCCGGGGACACGGGGCTCTTCGACGGCATGGCGGAGGCCGTCGGGCCGGTCGATGTGGCGCTGCTGCCCGTCGGCGGCTGGGGGCCCTTCCTCGGGCACGAGCACCTGGACGCGGGACGGGCGGCGCAGGCGCTCGCCCGGCTCGCGCCGGTGGCGGCCGTGCCGGTGCACTACGGCACGTACTGGCCGATCGGCCTCGACGGGTTCAGACCGCACGAGTTCCACTCCCCCGGCGACGAGTTCGTACGGAAGGCTGCGAGGCTCGCGCCGGAGGTCGCCGTGCACCGGCTCGGGCACGGCGAGAGCGTCCGGCCCGAGGCCACCCGGTGA
- a CDS encoding LLM class flavin-dependent oxidoreductase — MTVPTPLPLLLGANVDPTWSDPLRAVLRARRIEEAGLDLITLQDRPSFYDPWALTNWILASTDRLLVLPTVFNLPLRRRAVVARSAATAFLLSDGRVQLGLGARTGEVLDTLSNGIDVVHAMWRGERDEREGVTGGLGIWLDVLDPRALRLLGAKADGWIASSSYFGPAELPRGNGLIKAGAEEVGRDPAELTRMRKVYNIAGLIGAEAVDPFHGSVRQWADALVTLVREDAMNAFVYWPEDDHDRQTDIFAGEVAPLVREAVSGGGGAAS; from the coding sequence GTGACTGTGCCGACTCCTCTGCCCCTCCTGTTGGGTGCGAACGTCGATCCCACCTGGTCCGATCCACTGCGGGCGGTCCTGCGCGCCAGGCGGATCGAGGAGGCCGGGCTCGATCTGATCACCCTCCAGGACCGTCCGTCGTTCTACGACCCGTGGGCCCTGACGAACTGGATTCTCGCCTCAACGGACCGGCTGCTGGTCCTGCCCACGGTCTTCAACCTGCCGCTGCGCCGGCGTGCCGTGGTCGCGAGGTCCGCGGCCACCGCGTTCCTGCTGTCCGACGGACGCGTTCAGCTGGGACTGGGGGCCCGTACGGGCGAGGTCCTCGACACGCTCAGCAACGGCATCGACGTCGTGCACGCGATGTGGCGGGGTGAGCGGGACGAGCGGGAGGGCGTGACCGGAGGTCTGGGCATCTGGCTCGACGTGCTGGATCCGCGTGCGCTGCGGCTGCTCGGCGCGAAGGCCGACGGCTGGATCGCGTCGAGCAGCTACTTCGGCCCTGCCGAACTACCCAGGGGCAATGGCCTGATCAAGGCGGGCGCGGAGGAGGTGGGCCGCGATCCGGCGGAGCTGACGCGGATGCGGAAGGTCTACAACATCGCGGGCCTCATCGGGGCGGAGGCGGTCGATCCGTTCCACGGGTCGGTGCGGCAGTGGGCGGATGCGCTGGTCACTCTGGTGCGGGAGGACGCGATGAACGCGTTCGTGTACTGGCCGGAGGACGACCACGACCGCCAGACGGATATTTTCGCGGGCGAGGTGGCACCGCTGGTGCGGGAGGCGGTGAGTGGTGGCGGGGGCGCGGCATCGTAG
- a CDS encoding DUF3048 domain-containing protein, with the protein MHTVGVKRTAAASVAALTLLVLAACGGNGQDGAGRATPDNRAEKPAVPDDRVLAVKIDNVRAARPPTGLDRADIVYIEQVESGLSRLLAVYSSDVPSVVGPVRSARESDLELLRQFNRPTLAYSGEQAKLRPLIDAAPLDALPPSKAPRAFFRTGDRTAPHNLYLRPGDTPYETSGVNAAESIGLRFAAPPGGGKPVKEHTVRYPAARFAFTWSADQQRWLVGMDGSPARTADGKRLGAANIVVQDVTVRPSAFRDRWGNASPFTETVGSGSATVLRGGRAYAAEWDRDSAESRTVFTTPDGKRMTFASGQVWIVYAAR; encoded by the coding sequence ATGCACACAGTCGGAGTGAAGAGAACCGCCGCGGCTTCGGTCGCGGCGCTGACGCTGCTGGTCCTGGCGGCATGCGGTGGCAACGGCCAGGACGGCGCGGGCCGGGCGACGCCCGACAACCGGGCTGAGAAGCCCGCCGTGCCGGACGACCGCGTCCTCGCCGTGAAGATCGACAACGTACGGGCTGCCAGGCCGCCGACGGGCCTGGACAGGGCGGACATCGTCTACATCGAGCAGGTCGAGTCCGGCCTCAGCCGCCTACTCGCCGTCTACTCGTCCGACGTGCCCTCCGTCGTCGGCCCGGTGCGCAGCGCCCGCGAGTCGGACCTGGAGCTGCTCCGGCAGTTCAACCGGCCGACACTGGCCTACTCCGGCGAACAGGCCAAACTCAGGCCGCTCATCGATGCAGCACCGCTGGACGCCCTGCCGCCCTCAAAGGCACCGCGCGCATTCTTCCGCACCGGCGACCGTACGGCGCCGCACAACCTCTACCTGCGCCCCGGCGACACCCCGTACGAAACCTCCGGTGTGAACGCCGCCGAGAGCATCGGGCTCCGCTTCGCCGCCCCGCCGGGCGGCGGGAAACCCGTGAAGGAGCACACGGTCCGCTATCCCGCGGCGCGCTTCGCCTTCACCTGGTCAGCGGATCAGCAGCGGTGGCTGGTCGGCATGGACGGCTCCCCCGCCCGTACGGCCGACGGGAAGCGGCTGGGTGCCGCCAACATCGTCGTGCAGGACGTGACCGTGCGCCCGTCGGCCTTCCGGGACCGGTGGGGCAACGCGTCGCCGTTCACCGAGACCGTGGGCTCCGGCTCCGCGACCGTCCTGCGGGGCGGCAGGGCGTACGCCGCCGAGTGGGACAGGGACTCCGCCGAGTCGCGGACCGTGTTCACGACTCCGGACGGCAAGCGAATGACGTTCGCGTCCGGCCAGGTCTGGATCGTGTACGCGGCGCGGTGA
- a CDS encoding ABC transporter substrate-binding protein: MSRTANGHRARRIRTLATAGVAAAGLFLVAGCGSDDDGPGEAAGGVPVVKKGKLTTCTHLPYPPFQFEQSGKVVGFDVALIDLVAKNLKVEQEIRDTPFENFKTGAFLNSGECDLAAAGMTITDERKKNVDFSVPYFDATQALLASKKSGVKSLADVKSMKKKLGAQAETTGESYATGQGFDPVAFESSDAVLNGLRTGQVDAVVIDYPVVQGWLKDKANADQFVLGQNIETGEQYGFSVKKGNDKLRAAIDKAIKDAKADGTYKKLYEQWIGPLPKGQS; the protein is encoded by the coding sequence GTGTCCAGGACGGCCAACGGTCACCGCGCCCGCCGCATCCGTACCCTCGCGACCGCCGGCGTCGCCGCGGCCGGGCTGTTCCTCGTCGCCGGCTGTGGTTCGGACGACGACGGGCCCGGCGAGGCAGCGGGCGGCGTACCTGTGGTCAAGAAGGGGAAGCTGACCACCTGCACCCACCTGCCCTACCCGCCGTTCCAGTTCGAGCAGAGCGGCAAGGTCGTCGGCTTCGACGTGGCTCTCATCGACCTCGTGGCGAAGAACCTGAAGGTCGAGCAGGAAATCCGCGACACCCCGTTCGAGAACTTCAAGACGGGGGCGTTCCTCAACTCGGGCGAGTGTGACCTCGCGGCCGCCGGCATGACCATCACCGACGAGCGCAAGAAGAACGTCGACTTCTCGGTCCCCTACTTCGACGCGACCCAGGCTCTCCTCGCCTCCAAGAAGAGCGGCGTCAAGTCTCTGGCCGACGTGAAGTCCATGAAGAAGAAGCTCGGCGCCCAGGCGGAGACCACCGGCGAGAGTTACGCCACGGGCCAGGGCTTCGACCCCGTCGCGTTCGAAAGCTCCGACGCCGTGCTCAACGGGCTGCGCACCGGCCAGGTCGACGCCGTCGTGATCGACTATCCCGTCGTCCAGGGCTGGCTCAAGGACAAGGCCAACGCCGACCAGTTCGTGCTCGGCCAGAACATCGAGACCGGCGAGCAGTACGGCTTCTCGGTGAAGAAGGGCAACGACAAGCTGCGCGCCGCCATCGACAAGGCCATCAAGGACGCCAAGGCCGACGGCACGTACAAGAAGCTGTACGAGCAGTGGATCGGCCCGCTGCCCAAGGGCCAGTCGTGA
- a CDS encoding nucleotide triphosphate diphosphatase NUDT15 — MTAHPAAERPERPERARPTPNALTGVGVIVVDPAGRILLGLGHDGRWELPGGKVDPGESFEDAAVRELAEETALRAEAGAVRIVAVLMDGAVGITRVTAAAVLETAAGAPHVTEPLKIARWEWFAAADVPTQLFAPSAAVLRAWRPELDLPEVRAHCYPTLGWPTRD; from the coding sequence ATGACGGCCCACCCCGCGGCCGAACGCCCCGAGCGCCCCGAACGCGCCCGCCCCACGCCGAACGCCCTGACCGGCGTCGGCGTCATCGTCGTGGACCCGGCCGGGCGCATCCTCCTGGGGCTCGGCCACGACGGCCGCTGGGAGCTGCCGGGCGGCAAGGTCGACCCCGGCGAGAGCTTCGAGGACGCCGCCGTGCGCGAGCTGGCGGAGGAGACCGCGCTGCGCGCCGAAGCCGGCGCCGTCCGGATCGTCGCCGTACTGATGGACGGAGCCGTCGGCATCACCCGCGTCACCGCCGCCGCGGTACTGGAGACGGCGGCGGGCGCCCCGCACGTCACCGAACCGCTGAAGATCGCACGCTGGGAGTGGTTCGCCGCAGCCGATGTGCCCACGCAGCTCTTCGCACCGTCGGCCGCGGTACTGCGCGCCTGGCGTCCGGAGTTGGACCTGCCCGAGGTCCGGGCGCACTGCTACCCCACACTCGGCTGGCCCACACGCGACTGA
- the ppk2 gene encoding polyphosphate kinase 2 has protein sequence MGDKKGTGAGKGAGKRKKLPRPLYERELYRLQTELAKLQEWVRAEGARVVVVFEGRDAAGKGSTIKRVTERLNPRVVRIVALPRPTERERTQWYFQRYTQYLPAAGEIVLFDRSWYNRAGVERVMGFCTKDEHQRFLHQCPIFERMLVEDGILLRKYWFSVSDEVQEERFRRRLEDPTRRWKISAMDLESITRWEAYSRAKDEMFVHTDIPEAPWYVVESDDKRRARLNMIAHLLSSVPYEPVTPPDLELPPRPPSTGYERPPRDLQTYVPDHAAGLRE, from the coding sequence ATGGGAGACAAAAAGGGCACTGGCGCGGGCAAGGGCGCGGGCAAGCGCAAGAAGCTGCCGCGACCGCTGTACGAGCGGGAGCTGTACCGGCTGCAGACCGAGCTCGCGAAGCTCCAGGAGTGGGTACGGGCCGAAGGTGCACGGGTTGTCGTGGTGTTCGAGGGGCGGGACGCGGCGGGCAAGGGAAGCACGATCAAACGGGTCACGGAGCGCCTCAATCCGCGGGTCGTACGCATCGTCGCGCTGCCGCGGCCCACCGAGCGCGAGCGCACCCAGTGGTATTTCCAGCGCTACACCCAGTACCTTCCCGCCGCGGGCGAAATAGTCCTGTTCGACCGGAGCTGGTACAACCGGGCCGGCGTCGAGCGCGTCATGGGTTTCTGTACCAAGGATGAGCACCAGCGCTTCCTGCACCAGTGCCCCATTTTCGAGCGGATGCTCGTGGAGGACGGCATCCTGCTGCGCAAATACTGGTTCTCGGTGAGCGACGAGGTCCAGGAGGAGCGGTTCCGCCGGCGACTGGAGGATCCCACCCGGCGCTGGAAGATCTCCGCGATGGACCTGGAGTCGATCACCCGTTGGGAGGCGTACTCCCGGGCGAAGGACGAGATGTTCGTCCATACGGACATCCCGGAGGCCCCTTGGTACGTCGTGGAGAGCGACGACAAGCGCCGGGCCCGGCTGAACATGATCGCCCATCTGCTGTCGAGCGTGCCGTACGAGCCGGTGACCCCGCCGGACCTGGAACTGCCTCCGCGACCCCCGTCGACGGGTTACGAAAGGCCGCCCCGTGACCTGCAGACATACGTCCCCGATCACGCGGCTGGGCTACGCGAGTAG